In Desulfonatronum thiosulfatophilum, a genomic segment contains:
- a CDS encoding STAS domain-containing protein, with the protein MEIKENSRREIVVFTLQGRLDGNEAQAFEERVLIKLDQGATKLVFDFHQLDYINSSGLRVLVMTYQRLQAANGRIAICGLKDYIQEIFDISGYNEIFAMYADCDAALRELQDK; encoded by the coding sequence ATGGAAATCAAAGAAAATAGCCGACGTGAAATCGTGGTGTTCACCCTGCAGGGCAGGCTGGACGGGAATGAGGCCCAGGCTTTTGAGGAGCGAGTGCTGATAAAACTGGATCAGGGTGCGACAAAGCTGGTTTTTGATTTCCATCAGTTGGACTACATCAACAGCTCCGGATTGCGCGTGTTGGTCATGACCTACCAGCGTCTGCAGGCCGCCAACGGTCGGATCGCGATTTGCGGGCTCAAGGATTACATCCAGGAGATTTTTGATATTTCCGGATACAATGAAATCTTTGCCATGTATGCGGACTGTGATGCGGCCTTGCGGGAATTGCAGGACAAGTGA
- a CDS encoding GAK system ATP-grasp enzyme: MKRIAVIGNPGSWSTEKLADAFAAKTGFRCVVDMSRVHMNLETGALWFDGQDLSRFDALTVKKIGPAYSPDMQDRLSMLELLNRNGTPVFSKPCAILTALNRLSCTVKLRAGDMPMPPTVITESPEQAEQAVADFGRAVFKPLYTSKARGMEVIEAGAACRERISRFQSRGNPVMYVQKMLTTPGKDLGIVFLGGEYLGTYARQSNGAWNTSTSSGGKYKPYAPSREIIDLAWRAQDLFELDFTCVDIMETEDGPMIFEVSAFGGFRGLLEACSLDASVHFADHVLRRCDHVSP; encoded by the coding sequence ATGAAACGTATTGCAGTTATCGGCAATCCCGGTTCCTGGTCCACGGAAAAGCTGGCGGACGCCTTCGCGGCCAAAACCGGATTTCGGTGCGTCGTGGACATGTCCCGGGTGCACATGAATCTGGAAACCGGCGCATTGTGGTTCGACGGCCAGGATCTTTCCCGGTTCGACGCCCTGACCGTGAAGAAGATCGGGCCGGCCTATTCGCCGGACATGCAGGATCGGTTGAGCATGTTGGAATTGCTGAACCGAAACGGGACTCCGGTTTTTTCAAAGCCCTGCGCGATTCTGACGGCCCTGAACCGGTTGAGTTGCACCGTGAAGCTACGTGCCGGAGACATGCCCATGCCCCCCACCGTGATCACCGAGAGCCCGGAACAGGCGGAACAGGCCGTCGCGGATTTCGGACGCGCCGTGTTCAAACCGCTCTATACCTCCAAGGCTCGGGGCATGGAGGTGATCGAAGCCGGGGCCGCATGTCGGGAGCGGATCTCCCGCTTCCAGAGCCGAGGCAACCCGGTGATGTACGTGCAGAAGATGCTCACCACCCCGGGCAAGGACCTGGGCATTGTCTTTCTCGGCGGCGAATATCTCGGCACCTACGCCCGGCAAAGCAACGGGGCCTGGAACACCTCCACCTCCAGCGGGGGCAAATACAAGCCCTACGCACCGAGCCGGGAGATCATCGATCTGGCCTGGCGGGCCCAGGATCTGTTCGAGCTGGATTTTACCTGCGTGGACATCATGGAAACCGAGGACGGCCCGATGATTTTCGAGGTCTCCGCGTTCGGCGGCTTCCGGGGACTGCTGGAAGCCTGCAGTCTGGATGCCTCGGTTCATTTCGCGGATCATGTGCTCAGGCGCTGCGATCATGTCTCGCCTTAG
- a CDS encoding ATP-binding protein, producing the protein MQQKERKAMIRRSYKLTNSQGTMAGLVASLRNLGSEQGWSDKCVYQITLALDEIITNILQYGYQSAEGYEIDVAVEITGQQARLEVRDNARPFNPIGDVSEPELDKPLLERKRCVGGMGVHLVRSIMNSIAYRYENGRNILTMEKDLGSLCNAEKCHNPVRVPEPQGGE; encoded by the coding sequence ATGCAGCAAAAGGAAAGAAAGGCAATGATCCGGAGAAGCTACAAATTAACCAACTCCCAGGGCACTATGGCCGGACTGGTCGCATCGCTCCGCAATCTGGGCTCGGAACAAGGATGGTCCGACAAGTGCGTGTACCAAATTACCCTCGCCTTGGACGAAATCATCACCAATATTTTGCAGTACGGATATCAGTCGGCGGAGGGGTATGAGATCGATGTGGCGGTGGAAATAACTGGGCAACAAGCCAGGCTTGAGGTCCGTGACAATGCCCGGCCGTTCAACCCCATTGGGGACGTATCGGAGCCGGAATTGGACAAGCCCCTGCTGGAACGGAAGCGATGTGTGGGAGGCATGGGCGTGCATCTCGTCAGATCCATTATGAACTCGATAGCCTATCGATATGAAAACGGGCGGAATATCTTGACCATGGAAAAGGATCTGGGCAGCCTTTGCAATGCTGAAAAATGTCATAACCCTGTTCGGGTGCCGGAACCGCAGGGTGGAGAATAA
- a CDS encoding Crp/Fnr family transcriptional regulator: MNSSTVVNSSETEFDQNLNALRNISFFSELGLQPLKALAYLCKRIRYRPDDYIFTQGDLDTQAYCLLSGAARVIRDEDERQVVLRVLETGAFIGALSLVAQTKRLFSLQAVEPTLCLVLPQKHFLNLVSKSPDLSANFFKALYRSLYRWEEELLSRTNRQDLQQAKDFLGVTLL; encoded by the coding sequence ATGAACTCGTCCACGGTCGTCAATAGCAGCGAAACCGAATTCGATCAGAACCTGAATGCCTTGCGCAATATCTCATTTTTCTCGGAACTGGGCCTGCAGCCCCTGAAGGCCCTGGCCTATCTCTGCAAACGGATCAGATATCGGCCGGACGACTATATTTTTACCCAGGGAGATCTGGACACCCAGGCCTATTGCTTGTTGAGCGGCGCCGCCCGGGTCATCCGCGATGAAGACGAACGGCAAGTCGTCCTGCGAGTGCTGGAAACAGGGGCCTTCATCGGTGCTTTGTCCCTGGTGGCCCAGACCAAGCGCCTTTTTTCGCTGCAGGCTGTCGAACCAACGCTCTGCCTGGTACTGCCGCAAAAGCACTTTCTGAATCTCGTATCCAAGTCGCCCGATCTTTCAGCGAACTTCTTCAAGGCGCTCTACCGATCTCTATACCGATGGGAGGAAGAACTCCTTTCCAGGACGAACCGGCAGGATTTGCAGCAGGCGAAAGACTTTCTGGGAGTGACGCTGCTGTAG
- a CDS encoding GAK system XXXCH domain-containing protein has product MEREDKLNLTCTQEQLAEMLRTMADAMVHGRLRLENVEVDWKDVQKINLAIRNAAGMAEVKLKIASGARCMVIPGKEDDGPAKIETELSETAIPSDSYGSLKKRMRKSFKNIMYALHDNTWPAQSDIDGFIQDSALMVRYPGKGDEFYPAYSEAVAVFQEAVRVRDLDAAYQAAHSLNSLKTQCHKKYD; this is encoded by the coding sequence ATGGAACGGGAAGACAAACTGAATTTGACCTGCACCCAGGAGCAACTGGCGGAAATGCTGCGCACCATGGCCGACGCCATGGTGCATGGACGGCTGCGGCTGGAAAATGTCGAAGTTGACTGGAAAGATGTCCAGAAGATCAACCTCGCCATCCGCAACGCGGCGGGCATGGCCGAGGTCAAGCTGAAAATCGCCTCCGGAGCACGGTGCATGGTCATCCCCGGGAAAGAAGACGATGGCCCGGCAAAGATCGAAACAGAATTGTCCGAGACCGCAATACCGAGCGACAGTTATGGTTCCTTGAAAAAGCGGATGAGGAAGTCCTTCAAGAACATCATGTACGCGCTGCACGATAACACCTGGCCGGCCCAGTCCGACATCGACGGTTTCATTCAGGATTCGGCTTTGATGGTCCGTTACCCCGGCAAGGGCGACGAGTTCTATCCGGCCTATTCCGAAGCCGTGGCCGTATTCCAGGAAGCCGTGCGCGTACGGGACCTGGACGCGGCCTATCAGGCCGCGCATTCCTTGAACTCACTGAAAACCCAATGTCACAAGAAGTACGATTGA
- a CDS encoding ABC transporter ATP-binding protein/permease, protein MKPPLQVTKRTLFSWVFHRHLKLQILLVVIILITVASRVLPLELQKNIINDAIGMRDVDLLLFYSGLYIAIVVLGGILKYAINLIQSYIGQQTLKTIRRDLFNHIISLPLPFFRKTPPGTVINSMVTELNPVGDFIGQAFSTPLVNILTFLAIAGFMFYLNPLLAGLSLLLYPTELIILPWLQRKMNAANRRRMASTQSVSGTIGESIGGVQEIHANASYKLEDDKFGKKLDLLYKNTLTMYAFKYGIKFYNNFFQSLGPFILFLVGGYLAIQGQLDIGALVAFLSSYEKLYDPWKELMEYYQTYQDSTVRYSQIMSYYDIEPEYLFSPVDRSLHEMHGQIDAQAVGYMVDGNIKLLDRINLSVQPGELLALVGFSGSGKSTLALCMAQIFNYTSGSLKIDGRELNRLTKADMAVNMGMVAQHPFIFEGTLQDNLLYSCEAQRLQGKTCPGMSGTPSLDRIIEVIQQVGLYLDVLSFGFRGTLDPEKDQELAGHILHARQMLRQNAGEDLVEDVEFFDPQHYVHGATLAQNLIFGSSATPGLTSETLHANASFRRFLKTQELLEPLDALGHAIASRNVDVINTLGGGMELFADSPIPADDFDEYALLVSRVPEYDFAKFDENDRAKLLKLALGFISSSNAMGRISSDLRRRIVSSRAAFKKWAEENAPGAFTFYRLDSYIASESILDNILFGVIRPEIAGAEDRIKKRIMQVLIIEDVLDRIIEYGLQFNVGSQGDRLSGGQRQKTALARVFLKNPPILILDEATAALDNASQTRIQNLLESKFKTKSTVIAVVHRLDILKGYDRIGVLKSGKLVELGSYEELIKKKGVFHELVHGRQ, encoded by the coding sequence ATGAAACCGCCTCTTCAGGTTACAAAACGCACCCTGTTTTCCTGGGTGTTTCATCGCCATCTCAAGCTGCAAATTCTTTTGGTGGTGATCATCCTCATCACCGTGGCCTCCCGGGTTCTGCCGCTGGAATTGCAGAAAAACATCATCAACGACGCCATCGGCATGCGCGACGTGGACCTTCTGCTGTTCTATTCCGGGCTGTACATCGCCATCGTGGTCCTGGGGGGGATTCTCAAGTACGCCATCAACCTGATCCAGTCCTACATCGGCCAGCAAACCCTCAAGACCATTCGCCGCGATCTTTTCAACCACATCATCTCCCTGCCGCTTCCATTCTTTCGCAAGACCCCGCCGGGCACGGTGATCAACTCCATGGTCACCGAACTCAACCCCGTGGGCGACTTCATCGGCCAGGCCTTTTCAACGCCATTGGTGAACATCCTGACATTTCTGGCCATTGCCGGGTTCATGTTCTACCTCAATCCCCTCTTGGCCGGACTCAGCCTGCTGCTGTATCCCACCGAACTCATCATTCTCCCCTGGCTGCAACGCAAAATGAACGCGGCCAACCGGCGCCGGATGGCCTCCACCCAATCGGTCAGCGGAACCATCGGCGAATCCATCGGCGGCGTACAGGAAATTCACGCCAATGCCAGCTACAAGCTCGAGGACGACAAGTTCGGGAAGAAACTCGACCTGCTCTACAAGAACACTCTGACCATGTACGCCTTCAAATACGGCATCAAGTTCTACAACAATTTCTTTCAAAGCCTGGGGCCGTTCATTCTTTTCCTGGTCGGCGGCTATCTGGCGATTCAGGGTCAGCTGGACATCGGCGCCCTGGTGGCCTTCCTGTCCTCCTATGAAAAGCTCTATGATCCCTGGAAGGAACTGATGGAGTACTACCAGACCTACCAGGACAGCACGGTGCGCTATTCCCAGATCATGAGCTACTATGACATTGAGCCGGAATACCTGTTCAGTCCGGTCGACCGGTCGCTGCATGAAATGCATGGCCAAATCGACGCCCAGGCTGTCGGATACATGGTGGACGGGAACATCAAGCTTCTGGACAGAATCAACCTCTCCGTCCAGCCCGGAGAACTCCTGGCCTTGGTCGGCTTTTCCGGGTCGGGAAAATCGACCCTGGCCCTGTGCATGGCCCAGATCTTCAACTACACCAGCGGCTCCCTGAAGATCGACGGCCGGGAACTGAACCGGCTGACCAAGGCGGACATGGCCGTTAACATGGGCATGGTCGCGCAGCATCCGTTTATTTTCGAGGGCACCCTCCAGGACAACCTGCTCTATTCCTGCGAAGCGCAACGCCTGCAAGGCAAGACCTGTCCCGGGATGTCCGGAACACCAAGCCTGGACCGGATCATTGAAGTCATTCAGCAGGTAGGATTGTACCTGGATGTGCTCAGCTTCGGATTCCGGGGAACGCTTGATCCTGAAAAAGATCAGGAACTGGCCGGCCACATCCTGCACGCCCGCCAGATGCTCCGGCAAAACGCCGGGGAGGATTTGGTCGAGGACGTCGAGTTCTTTGACCCGCAACATTATGTTCACGGCGCGACTTTGGCCCAGAACCTGATCTTCGGCTCTTCCGCGACTCCCGGACTCACTTCGGAGACACTGCACGCTAACGCGTCGTTTCGCCGTTTCCTGAAAACCCAGGAGTTGCTTGAGCCGTTGGATGCCTTGGGACATGCCATTGCTTCCCGCAACGTGGACGTGATCAACACCTTGGGCGGCGGAATGGAACTCTTTGCCGACTCGCCGATTCCCGCCGATGATTTTGATGAGTACGCCCTGCTTGTTTCCAGAGTCCCGGAGTATGATTTCGCCAAATTTGATGAAAACGATCGGGCGAAGCTGCTCAAACTTGCCCTGGGCTTTATCTCCAGCTCCAACGCCATGGGCAGGATTTCATCGGATCTCAGGCGCCGCATCGTGAGCAGCCGAGCCGCCTTTAAGAAATGGGCCGAGGAGAACGCCCCCGGCGCATTCACTTTTTATCGCCTGGACTCCTACATCGCCTCCGAATCCATCCTGGACAACATTCTGTTCGGAGTGATCAGGCCTGAAATTGCCGGCGCGGAAGACCGGATCAAGAAACGCATCATGCAGGTGTTGATCATCGAGGATGTCCTGGACCGCATCATCGAGTACGGGCTGCAATTCAACGTCGGCAGCCAGGGCGACCGTCTCTCCGGCGGACAACGCCAGAAAACGGCCCTGGCCCGCGTCTTTTTGAAAAATCCGCCGATCCTGATCCTGGACGAAGCCACCGCGGCCCTGGACAACGCGTCCCAGACCCGCATCCAGAACCTGCTGGAGAGCAAGTTCAAGACAAAGAGCACGGTCATCGCCGTGGTTCACCGCCTGGATATTCTCAAAGGGTACGATCGGATCGGCGTCCTCAAGTCCGGAAAATTGGTCGAACTGGGGAGTTATGAAGAATTAATCAAGAAAAAGGGAGTGTTCCATGAACTCGTCCACGGTCGTCAATAG
- a CDS encoding amphi-Trp domain-containing protein, with product MAEEKFRHESLQDRESIGKYLNALSDGFQNGKLQFSWKDKRLVLEPQSLIKFDIETMKTDGEVKMTLRFRWEQASESSMFVDGPLVIDSQAKG from the coding sequence ATGGCGGAAGAAAAATTTCGGCACGAATCCCTGCAAGACCGGGAATCCATCGGCAAGTATCTCAACGCGTTGAGCGATGGGTTTCAGAACGGCAAACTCCAGTTCTCCTGGAAAGACAAACGCTTGGTCCTGGAGCCGCAAAGCCTGATCAAGTTCGATATCGAGACCATGAAAACAGACGGAGAAGTAAAAATGACCCTGCGCTTCCGCTGGGAGCAGGCCTCGGAAAGCAGCATGTTTGTGGACGGGCCGCTGGTTATTGATTCCCAGGCCAAAGGATAG
- a CDS encoding phosphate signaling complex PhoU family protein, with protein MHSLEGLEQKIQFMVLEVSKQVDDTLKVLIRPDNSIIEKIASRDDYIDNFKSVIENTCFSRLHSQAHLDKTGIDFIRAVNIISNNLERISDFSVDIARQLRYISDHRFLDQFEYRPFFRQILGALDIVVRSLFHRDLSLALRICRAEFVLDKLYKHKFDRIIAQLQSGKETHNLITTLFIFRYLERMGDSLLNIGEAVIFSVVGEKLKINQYQALRESLDNLDFDLRMRDVDFESIWGTRSGCRIGKVTNGAQSNATGVIFKEGKLKKILQEKANIQQWETIFPGLTPKVFGFQESMDNASILLEFLTGCTFQEIVFNDDPEQLENAFFLVQETAAMIWQNTLRKGSKPCAFTSQLFSRLEDVFVAHPELNTPRTHFCGLELPATEELLAELAEVERELTAPFTVFTHGDYNINNIIYNQKEQRVHYIDVHRSKLDDYVQDVSVFLVSNFRIPIFEGAVRNNLNQVGLRFLQFARQFAKEHHDATFEIRLALGLIRSFITSARFELNAEFAAGMFARGVYLAEKILAYRGRPWERFQVPVQILQFRSF; from the coding sequence ATGCATTCCTTAGAGGGACTGGAGCAGAAAATCCAGTTCATGGTTCTGGAAGTGTCCAAACAGGTGGACGACACGCTCAAGGTGCTGATCAGGCCCGACAACTCGATCATCGAGAAGATTGCCTCCCGGGACGACTACATCGACAACTTCAAGAGCGTGATCGAGAATACCTGCTTCTCCAGGCTGCACAGTCAGGCGCATCTGGACAAAACCGGGATCGACTTCATCCGGGCGGTGAACATCATCAGCAACAACCTGGAGCGAATCAGCGACTTTTCCGTGGATATCGCCCGGCAGCTGCGATACATCTCCGATCACCGCTTCCTGGATCAGTTCGAGTACCGCCCTTTTTTCCGCCAGATCCTCGGGGCTCTGGACATCGTGGTCCGCTCCCTGTTTCACCGCGATCTTTCCCTGGCCTTGCGCATCTGCCGGGCGGAATTCGTTCTGGACAAGCTGTACAAGCATAAATTCGACAGAATCATCGCCCAGTTGCAGTCCGGCAAGGAAACCCACAACCTGATCACCACCCTGTTCATCTTCCGCTATCTGGAACGCATGGGCGACTCCCTGCTGAACATCGGCGAGGCGGTGATCTTTTCCGTGGTCGGCGAGAAACTGAAGATCAACCAGTACCAGGCCCTGCGCGAGTCCCTGGACAACCTCGACTTCGATCTGCGCATGCGCGACGTGGACTTTGAGTCCATCTGGGGCACCCGGTCCGGGTGTCGGATCGGCAAGGTTACCAACGGGGCCCAAAGCAACGCCACCGGGGTCATCTTCAAGGAGGGCAAGCTCAAGAAGATTCTTCAGGAAAAGGCGAACATCCAGCAATGGGAAACCATCTTTCCGGGTCTGACCCCCAAGGTGTTCGGTTTCCAGGAGAGCATGGACAACGCTTCGATCCTGCTGGAATTCTTAACCGGATGCACTTTCCAGGAAATCGTGTTCAACGACGATCCGGAGCAGTTGGAAAACGCCTTCTTCCTGGTTCAGGAAACCGCGGCAATGATCTGGCAGAACACTCTGCGCAAGGGCAGCAAGCCCTGCGCTTTCACCAGCCAATTGTTTTCAAGACTGGAGGACGTGTTCGTGGCCCATCCGGAACTGAACACTCCCCGAACCCATTTCTGCGGTCTGGAGTTGCCGGCCACGGAGGAACTGCTGGCCGAGCTGGCCGAGGTGGAGCGGGAGCTGACCGCGCCGTTCACGGTCTTCACCCACGGGGACTACAACATCAACAACATCATTTACAATCAGAAGGAGCAACGGGTGCATTACATCGATGTACACCGCTCCAAGCTGGATGATTATGTCCAGGACGTGTCGGTGTTCCTGGTCTCCAACTTCCGGATCCCGATTTTCGAGGGCGCCGTACGGAACAATTTGAATCAGGTGGGGCTGCGTTTCCTGCAGTTCGCCCGCCAGTTTGCCAAGGAACATCATGACGCGACCTTCGAGATCCGGCTGGCCCTGGGTCTGATCCGCTCGTTCATCACCTCCGCCCGGTTTGAACTGAACGCGGAGTTCGCGGCCGGCATGTTCGCCCGGGGCGTGTATCTCGCGGAAAAGATCCTGGCCTATCGCGGCCGGCCCTGGGAGCGGTTCCAGGTCCCGGTGCAGATCCTGCAGTTCCGGTCTTTTTAA
- a CDS encoding PP2C family protein-serine/threonine phosphatase, with translation MDSLPVWELGLMILVPLSTAFVLRLFLNRRFVNPLPPLDRSRRQFQIELALLVGVGMTIALYSTVVMQFPFVHSGLKLVLGFLTLGLFQSVDLALERERSVILQAKALGYGHAPPAKLFPLTRRFLQLTILMAFLISGVLILIIVNDLRWLTLGAMLQENLFFLVRAVIVEILFVMSVLLALIINLTVSYAKNLKLLLDNQTTVLEQISKGDLSGYVPAVTNDELGFIAGHTNRMLEGLREHLEMTHGMEVARQIQADLLPFSAPEIPGLDIAGISIPTDAVTGDYFDYFRTRDEKQLSVLIGDVSGHGVGSALIMASVRAMIRLRTALPGSLSEVMADVNQMTVEDNYGTGRFMTLFCLMIDTSSFSLRWAGAGHDPALLYSPAKDSFTELPSSGLPLGIRQDSAYPVSARDIFLPDEIIVMGTDGIWETTNQEVELYGKDRLRQIIRAHAAGSAQEIVEEVVKSASAFSDGELKDDLTLVVVKALNRKMPRGS, from the coding sequence GAACTTGCCCTGCTGGTCGGGGTCGGGATGACCATCGCCCTGTACAGCACGGTGGTCATGCAATTTCCATTTGTGCACAGCGGCCTGAAACTGGTCCTGGGCTTTCTGACTCTGGGCCTGTTCCAGTCCGTGGATCTGGCCCTGGAACGGGAGCGAAGCGTCATCCTCCAGGCCAAGGCCCTGGGTTACGGACACGCTCCCCCGGCCAAGCTGTTCCCGCTCACGCGCCGGTTTCTTCAGTTGACGATCCTGATGGCCTTTCTGATCTCCGGCGTGTTGATCCTGATCATTGTGAACGACCTGCGTTGGCTGACCCTGGGCGCCATGTTGCAGGAAAACCTTTTCTTTCTGGTCCGCGCGGTGATCGTGGAAATTCTTTTCGTCATGAGCGTTCTTCTCGCGTTGATCATCAACCTGACCGTCTCGTATGCAAAAAACCTGAAACTGCTGTTGGACAACCAAACCACCGTCCTGGAGCAGATCAGCAAAGGCGACCTGAGCGGGTATGTTCCCGCCGTGACCAATGACGAGCTGGGCTTCATCGCCGGCCACACCAACCGAATGCTGGAGGGGTTGCGGGAACATTTGGAGATGACCCACGGCATGGAAGTCGCCCGGCAGATCCAGGCAGACCTGCTGCCTTTTTCCGCTCCGGAAATCCCCGGGCTGGACATTGCCGGAATCAGCATCCCCACGGACGCCGTTACCGGAGATTATTTCGACTATTTCCGCACCAGGGACGAGAAACAGCTCTCCGTGCTGATCGGGGACGTCAGCGGGCATGGCGTCGGGTCGGCCCTGATCATGGCTTCTGTCCGCGCCATGATCCGCCTGCGAACGGCGCTGCCCGGATCGCTGTCCGAGGTCATGGCTGACGTGAACCAGATGACCGTGGAAGACAATTACGGCACCGGCAGATTCATGACCCTGTTCTGCCTGATGATCGACACCTCGTCGTTCAGCCTGCGCTGGGCCGGCGCGGGCCATGATCCGGCCCTGCTGTACAGCCCGGCAAAGGACAGCTTCACCGAGTTGCCCAGTTCAGGCCTGCCGCTGGGCATCCGGCAGGACAGCGCCTATCCGGTGTCCGCCCGCGATATATTCCTGCCGGACGAAATCATCGTCATGGGCACCGATGGAATATGGGAAACCACAAACCAGGAAGTGGAATTGTACGGAAAGGATCGGCTGCGGCAAATCATCCGAGCCCACGCCGCCGGATCGGCTCAAGAAATTGTCGAGGAGGTGGTTAAATCCGCTTCCGCATTCAGTGACGGAGAGCTGAAGGATGATCTGACCCTGGTTGTGGTCAAGGCGCTGAACCGTAAGATGCCCCGCGGCTCTTGA
- a CDS encoding multicopper oxidase family protein, with the protein MSTMRRNQKITSITTTEDIKMVSRRNFLVGAGAGALAHALIGAKPVSADMGHHEHDGHVMGQTGSRGQRNRHARVHTPNGWTLPFRMNNGVKEFHLVAEKIDHEFAPGCWAHCWGYNGTTPGPTIEAVEGDHVRIYVTNLLGEPTSVHWHGFKLPSGMDGVGGLTQPHIEPGETFAYEFTLRQHGTQMYHPHVDEMVQMAMGMMGMFVIHPRDPADAPVDRDFVLLLHNWALHPGTYRPDPSVMVDFDLWTINSKVFPATAPMVARTGERVRIRMGNLSMWNHPMHLHGVHFLVTGSDGGRWPRNLWRSEATEIVGVGQTRDIEFTAVPGDWAFHCHMAHHTMNPMAHEIANTIGVDQSGIEERIRQILPGYMAMGRHGMADHQDHTDAGHMPGPENTLPMFMGKGPFGNIAMGGMMSIMKVRDELGPDEYGDPGWYDHPPGTVAYKVSSDPSFGNPVRMKSETGPAKPADQDHHGNGHDHGEH; encoded by the coding sequence ATGAGCACCATGCGCCGGAACCAGAAAATCACGAGCATCACCACCACGGAGGACATTAAGATGGTTTCCCGACGCAATTTTCTCGTGGGCGCGGGAGCGGGCGCTTTGGCCCATGCCCTGATCGGCGCCAAACCGGTTTCCGCTGACATGGGACATCATGAACATGATGGACACGTCATGGGTCAGACAGGGTCGCGCGGGCAGCGCAACAGGCACGCGCGCGTGCACACTCCCAACGGCTGGACCCTGCCCTTCCGGATGAACAACGGCGTCAAGGAGTTTCACCTGGTGGCCGAGAAGATCGACCACGAATTCGCTCCGGGCTGCTGGGCCCACTGCTGGGGGTACAACGGCACGACGCCCGGTCCGACCATCGAGGCGGTGGAAGGCGACCATGTGCGCATCTACGTGACCAACCTTCTTGGGGAGCCGACATCCGTGCACTGGCATGGATTCAAGCTGCCCAGCGGCATGGACGGCGTGGGCGGCCTGACTCAGCCGCACATCGAACCCGGAGAGACCTTTGCCTACGAATTCACCCTGCGGCAGCACGGTACCCAGATGTATCATCCGCATGTGGACGAGATGGTCCAAATGGCCATGGGCATGATGGGCATGTTCGTCATCCATCCCCGGGATCCCGCGGATGCTCCGGTGGATCGGGACTTTGTCCTCCTTTTGCACAACTGGGCGCTCCATCCGGGCACCTATCGCCCCGACCCCTCGGTGATGGTGGATTTCGACCTTTGGACCATCAACAGCAAGGTCTTTCCGGCAACGGCGCCCATGGTGGCCCGCACGGGAGAACGGGTGCGCATCCGGATGGGCAACCTGTCCATGTGGAACCATCCCATGCATCTGCATGGCGTGCATTTTCTGGTCACGGGCAGCGACGGCGGACGGTGGCCGCGCAATTTATGGCGCTCGGAAGCCACGGAGATCGTCGGCGTGGGCCAGACCCGGGATATTGAATTCACCGCCGTGCCCGGAGACTGGGCTTTTCATTGCCACATGGCCCATCACACCATGAATCCCATGGCCCATGAAATCGCCAACACCATTGGCGTGGATCAGAGCGGCATCGAGGAACGCATCCGTCAAATCCTGCCGGGCTACATGGCCATGGGCCGTCACGGCATGGCCGATCACCAGGATCACACCGATGCCGGGCACATGCCCGGGCCGGAAAACACCTTGCCCATGTTCATGGGCAAGGGCCCCTTCGGCAATATCGCCATGGGCGGAATGATGAGCATCATGAAGGTTCGGGATGAACTTGGCCCCGACGAATACGGCGATCCCGGCTGGTACGATCATCCGCCGGGAACGGTGGCCTACAAGGTGAGCAGCGATCCCTCCTTCGGCAACCCGGTCCGGATGAAGTCAGAGACCGGCCCCGCGAAGCCCGCGGACCAGGACCACCACGGAAATGGACACGATCACGGGGAGCACTGA